From Rutidosis leptorrhynchoides isolate AG116_Rl617_1_P2 chromosome 3, CSIRO_AGI_Rlap_v1, whole genome shotgun sequence, a single genomic window includes:
- the LOC139897387 gene encoding pectinesterase-like gives MNRNTSIATTISAKEFLDLTVQAAIDESHVVLKKVQDIESRFPNNVLGKGLWRSCVDYIDGIGFTLKEVLDHTLKPTPLDVQTWISAALNYITMCENGFELNKMTNSMLPTVTTNLTQLLLNSLAISVVIRGGNNNNTPGFVDWNYSTLLSDLAQEKADVVVAQDGSGDFKTIQEAVDSADSRRQSKRFVIYVKAGVYQEYVFIPKEVSYITVLGDGINKTIITGDRFLGTVNADTLQQTSTFQVWSRGFIARDITFQNTAGAEKHQAVAFLSGSDESAVYRCSIEGYQDTLYTTSYKQFYKECQIFGTVDFIFGNALAVFQDCETYFRTPVPHGGLVITAHGRQNENQSTGYSLQGCKIAAAEDLKPIMDQYKKSFLGRPWFPYARVVYMQSFLDDLVDPKGWLDSEQSDYSGTCYYGEYENNGPGSPTSDRVKWDGYHVITDGKIAEEFTVDNFIEGSNWLPETSVPFTAGLKTLTVEH, from the exons ATGAACCGTAACACCTCCATCGCAACCACCATATCTGCAAAAGAGTTCCTAGACCTAACTGTCCAAGCAGCCATAGATGAATCACATGTGGTTTTAAAAAAAGTCCAAGATATCGAGTCTAGGTTCCCAAATAATGTCCTAGGAAAAGGCTTATGGCGTAGTTGTGTCGACTACATTGATGGAATCGGGTTCACACTTAAAGAGGTTCTTGACCACACGCTCAAGCCCACCCCACTTGATGTCCAAACATGGATTAGTGCGGCTTTAAACTATATCACAATGTGCGAAAATGGATTCGAGTTGAATAAAATGACCAACTCCATGCTACCCACAGTCACTACAAATTTGACACAGCTATTGCTCAACTCTTTAGCAATTAGTGTTGTTATTAGAggtggaaataataataatactccggggTTCGTGGATTGGAACTATAGCACGTTGTTGTCGGATTTAGCACAAGAAAAAGCGGATGTGGTTGTGGCTCAAGATGGCTCGGGAGATTTTAAAACGATTCAAGAGGCTGTAGATTCTGCTGATTCTAGGAGACAATCTAAGAGGTTTGTGATTTATGTGAAGGCAGGTGTATATCAAGAATATGTTTTTATTCCAAAAGAAGTGAGTTATATTACTGTGCTTGGTGATGGAATTAATAAGACTATCATCACTGGTGATCGGTTTTTAGGAACGGTAAATGCGGATACTTTGCAGCAAACATCAACATTTC AAGTTTGGAGCCGTGGATTTATTGCTCGAGACATAACATTTCAGAATACAGCAGGGGCAGAGAAACATCAAGCAGTTGCATTCCTTTCAGGTTCTGACGAATCAGCTGTGTATCGCTGCAGCATTGAAGGGTATCAAGATACACTTTATACGACCTCATACAAACAATTCTACAAAGAATGTCAAATCTTTGGAACAGTAGATTTCATTTTTGGCAATGCGTTGGCCGTGTTTCAAGATTGCGAGACATATTTCAGAACACCGGTTCCACATGGAGGATTAGTTATTACAGCTCATGGTCGTCAGAATGAAAACCAAAGTACTGGATATTCGTTACAAGGGTGTAAAATAGCAGCTGCAGAAGATCTTAAGCCTATTATGGACCAGTACAAAAAGTCCTTTTTAGGTAGACCGTGGTTTCCATATGCTCGAGTTGTTTATATGCAGtcttttcttgatgatttggttgATCCGAAAGGGTGGCTTGATAGTGAACAAAGTGATTATAGCGGAACTTGTTATTATGGAGAGTACGAGAATAATGGTCCAGGTTCGCCAACTAGTGATAGAGTGAAATGGGATGGTTATCATGTTATCACAGATGGAAAGATTGCAGAGGAATTTACAGTTGATAATTTCATTGAAGGTAGTAATTGGCTTCCTGAAACAAGTGTGCCTTTTACAGCCGGTTTAAAAACTCTAACGGTCGAGCATTGA
- the LOC139895680 gene encoding pectinesterase 2-like, whose amino-acid sequence MAINLCIFMLLTISISPFISSALPNDVNWWCDKTPNPEPCKHFMSTKPQKFGHVLAKSDFKKMAVELAMERALRAESHTKWLGQKCRNEREKAAWADCLTLYQNTILQLNQTLDPTIKCTDFDTQTWLSTALTNLETCRAGFVELNASDYMLPLMSNNVTKLISNTLAINNNGSTTPVETYKKGFPAWVTPGDRKLLQTAAPKANLVVAQDGSGNYKTIKAAIDAASKRSGSGRYVIYIKRGVYSENIDIGSKMKNIMLVGDGLKYTIITGSRSYGGGSTTFNSATVSVTGSGFIARGITFRNTAGPQNHQAVALRSGADLSVFYRCGFEGYQDTLYVHSQRQFYRECYIYGTVDFIFGNAAVVFQNCMIYGRRGMAGQEVTITAQGRTDSNQNTGISIHNSRIMAASDLKPVQASFKTYLGRPWKQYSRTVYLKCFMDNLVDPAGWLEWNGNFALNTLYYGEYNNFGLGSSTSRRVKWGGYHVITSASEASKFTVANFIAGQSWLPGTGVPFYAGL is encoded by the exons ATGGCCATTAACCTTTGCATATTCATGCTTCTCACAATTTCCATTTCTCCTTTCATTTCATCTGCCTTACCGAACGACGTAAACTGGTGGTGCGACAAGACTCCAAACCCTGAGCCATGTAAGCATTTCATGAGCACCAAACCTCAAAAATTCGGTCACGTTTTAGCCAAATCAGATTTTAAAAAAATGGCTGTGGAGTTAGCCATGGAAAGGGCGCTCAGGGCCGAGAGTCACACCAAATGGCTAGGCCAAAAGTGTCGTAACGAACGAGAAAAAGCTGCATGGGCCGACTGTTTGACACTCTACCAAAACACCATATTGCAACTAAACCAAACACTTGACCCAACCATCAAGTGCACCGATTTCGACACTCAAACGTGGCTCAGCACTGCGTTGACCAATCTAGAAACATGTCGTGCTGGGTTTGTGGAGCTTAATGCTTCAGACTACATGTTACCACTTATGTCAAATAATGTTACAAAGCTTATTAGCAATACATTAGCCATCAATAATAATGGATCAACGACACCGGTAGAGACTTATAAAAAAGGATTTCCGGCATGGGTTACACCCGGTGATCGAAAGCTTTTGCAGACTGCTGCACCTAAGGCGAACCTTGTGGTGGCTCAGGATGGTTCAGGGAATTATAAAACCATTAAGGCTGCGATTGATGCGGCCTCGAAAAGAAGTGGCAGTGGGAGATATGTTATTTACATCAAGAGGGGTGTTTATAGTGAAAATATTGATATTGGTAGTAAAATGAAGAATATAATGCTTGTGGGAGATGGGTTGAAGTACACCATCATCACCGGCAGCCGGAGCTATGGAGGTGGCTCTACCACCTTTAATTCCGCCACAGTTA GTGTAACCGGATCTGGTTTCATTGCACGTGGCATAACATTCCGCAATACCGCGGGCCCACAAAACCACCAAGCAGTGGCTCTACGTTCAGGCGCCGACTTATCAGTATTCTATCGTTGTGGTTTCGAAGGATACCAAGACACTCTTTACGTCCACTCGCAACGACAGTTCTACAGAGAATGTTACATTTACGGCACAGTTGATTTCATATTTGGGAACGCAGCCGTAGTTTTCCAAAACTGTATGATTTATGGAAGACGTGGCATGGCTGGTCAAGAGGTCACTATCACGGCTCAAGGCAGAACTGACTCGAACCAAAACACGGGGATCTCAATCCATAATTCTAGAATCATGGCTGCATCTGACTTAAAACCGGTTCAAGCCTCGTTTAAAACATACTTGGGTCGCCCCTGGAAACAATATTCTAGAACGGTATATTTGAAATGTTTTATGGATAATTTGGTTGACCCGGCTGGTTGGTTAGAATGGAATGGAAATTTTGCTCTTAATACTTTATATTATGGAGAATATAATAATTTTGGACTGGGTTCTTCAACAAGCAGGAGAGTGAAGTGGGGTGGCTACCATGTTATTACTAGCGCCAGCGAGGCTTCCAAGTTTACGGTGGCGAATTTCATTGCCGGACAGTCGTGGTTGCCTGGCACCGGCGTGCCATTTTATGCCGGCCTTTAA